From a single Stomoxys calcitrans chromosome 4, idStoCalc2.1, whole genome shotgun sequence genomic region:
- the LOC106091473 gene encoding serine/threonine-protein kinase minibrain isoform X2 codes for MYRLDDTSGAAMDKAKQKLSAAYVSSAAAAVESGSGGGRQRHAPLYGRFVGEEELPATHREVMHHRSSPTSSSEVRAMQARIPTHFRDPATAPLRKLSVDLIKTYKHINEVYYAKKKRRAQQTQGEDDSSNKKERKLYNDGYDDDNHDYIIKHGEKFLDRYEIDSLIGKGSFGQVVKAYDHEEQGYVAIKIIKNKKPFLNQAQIEVKLLEMMNRADAENKYYIVKLKRHFMWRNHLCLVFELLSYNLYDLLRNTNFRGVSLNLTRKFAQQLCTALLFLSTPELNIIHCDLKPENILLCNPKRSAIKIVDFGSSCQLGQRIYQYIQSRFYRSPEVLLGIPYDLAIDMWSLGCILVEMHTGEPLFSGCNEVDQMNKIVEVLGMPPKYLLDQAHKTRKFFDKVVSDGSYVLKKSQNGRKYKPPGSRKLHDILGVETGGPGGRRMDEPGHSVADYLKFKDLILRMLDFDPKTRVTPYYALQHNFFKRTSDESTNTGAGTVQPGSIAISSPSVSSTSSSTAALVPGQMLSASAVQHSEQQSHGLLMHPSTQQPNSLSGAASGQSGNFIRSRGISGNGGLGGPQSFDQSSLLIKSLYEQQQQQQQLLAAQQSLGLLSPANSSSCSSTTQNSSNINNSHHQYPLAMDCDPPATQQSMVHSSTQQQPPPPPLPHHHNYAPASLPLDLVHHPLSAAASHLMMTDSSVITASAAGPAYSSWSSSGPSNHVFGMPPPSSGHVGSLSGVGLPTSSMVVGGDMVQTPLQTHMQQQQQHHQKLQQQQMQHSQRRTDSQARMMPSGSSASNSSNSASVGPGGGGGGGGGSASSTSGNASSPMVGVCVQQSPVVIH; via the exons tATCTGCAGCTTATGTATCCAGCGCGGCAGCAGCTGTTGAGAGTGGCAGTGGGGGAGGACGACAACGCCATGCCCCACTCTATGGTCGTTTTGTTGGTGAGGAAGAGCTTCCTGCGACACATCGTGAAGTAATGCATCAT CGATCTAGTCCAACGTCTTCGTCAGAGGTGCGCGCCATGCAAGCACGAATTCCAACACATTTTCGTGATCCCGCAACGGCGCCGTTGCGAAAATTAAGTGTGGATTTAATAAAGACCTACAAACATATAAATGAG GTTTATTATGCTAAAAAGAAGCGACGTGCCCAGCAGACACAAGGCGAGGATGACTCGTCCAATAAAAAAGAACGTAAATTATATAACGATGGTTATGACGATGATAATCACGACTATATAATCAAACATGGTGAGAAATTCTTGGACCGATATGAAATTGACTCGTTAATAG GCAAAGGAAGTTTTGGACAAGTGGTCAAGGCGTACGATCACGAAGAGCAAGGTTATGTagcaataaaaataattaaaaacaaaaaaccgttCCTAAATCAGGCACAAATCGAAGTTAAACTATTGGAAATGATGAATCGGGCAGACGCAGAAAACAAATATTATATTG TTAAACTTAAAAGGCATTTTATGTGGCGCAATCATTTATGTTTAGTATTTGAATTATTATCCTATAATTTGTATGATTTATTGCGTAACACAAATTTTCGTGGTGTTTCATTGAACTTAACGCGAAAATTTGCTCAACAGCTATGCACTGCTTTGCTCTTCTTGAGTACTCCCGAACTGAATATAATCCACTGTGATCTTAAACCCGAGAATATATTACTTTGTAATCCGAAACGGTCGGCCATCAAAATCGTTGATTTTGGCAGTTCGTGTCAGCTGGGACAAAGA ATATACCAATATATACAATCGCGCTTCTATCGTTCACCGGAAGTCTTACTGGGTATACCTTATGACTTGGCCATTGATATGTGGTCATTGGGTTGTATTTTAGTTGAAATGCATACTGGCGAGCCCCTGTTCTCGGGTTGCAACGAAGTCGATCAAATGAATAAAATCGTCGAGGTTTTAGGCATGCCACCCAAATATCTGCTGGATCAAGCGCACAAGACTCGTAAATTCTTTGATAAAGTAGTCTCGGATGGTTCGTATGTCTTGAAGAAAAGTCAAAACGGGCGCAAATACAAACCGCCTGGGTCTCGAAAATTGCATGATATATTGGGCGTCGAAACGGGTGGACCTGGCGGCAGACGCATGGATGAACCCGGTCATTCTGTGGCAGACTACTTGAAATTCAAAGACTTGATTTTGCGAATGTTGGACTTTGATCCAAAGACACGTGTAACACCCTATTATGCCCTGCAGCATAATTTCTTTAAGCGTACCTCTGACGAGAGTACCAATACCGGTGCTGGTACAGTACAACCTGGTAGTATAGCAATATCTTCGCCTTCCGTTAGTTCAACATCATCGTCAACGGCCGCCTTAGTGCCGGGCCAAATGCTATCGGCCAGTGCGGTGCAACATTCGGAGCAACAAAGCCATG GTCTTTTAATGCATCCATCCACACAACAACCCAATAGCTTAAGTGGTGCAGCTTCTGGCCAATCGGGCAATTTTATACGTTCCCGAGGTATCAGTGGCAATGGCGGCTTAGGTGGGCCGCAAAGCTTTGATCAAAGCAGTTTGCTGATTAAATCATTGTacgagcagcagcagcaacaacaacaactcctcGCCGCTCAGCAATCGCTGGGCCTTCTATCACCTGCCAATAGTAGTAGTTGTAGTAGTACAACCCAAAATAGCAGCAACATCAACAATAGTCACCATCAATATCCACTGGCCATGGACTGTGATCCACCGGCGACTCAACAATCCATGGTACACTCATCGACGCAGCAACAGCCGCCGCCGCCACCACTGCCACATCATCACAACTATGCCCCCGCTTCGTTACCTTTAGATTTGGTACATCATCCGCTATCGGCGGCTGCCTCGCATTTAATGATGACCGATTCGAGTGTTATAACGGCTTCAGCAGCCGGACCTGCCTACTCATCTTGGTCCAGTTCAGGGCCCAGCAATCATGTCTTTGGCATGCCACCGCCCTCATCGGGTCACGTTGGTTCTCTCTCTGGTGTTGGTCTTCCCACATCCAGTATGGTGGTTGGCGGCGACATGGTGCAAACACCATTGCAAACCCAtatgcagcaacagcagcagcatcatcagAAGCTGCAACAGCAACAGATGCAACATTCGCAAAGGCGCACAGATTCACAGGCACGCATGATGCCGTCCGGCAGTTCCGCTAGCAATAGTTCGAATTCGGCTAGTGTTGGTCCAGGTGGTGGGGGTGGCGGCGGCGGTGGTAGCGCTTCCTCCACAAGCGGAAATGCCTCCTCTCCCATGGTGGGCGTTTGTGTTCAACAGAGTCCTGTAGTAATTCATTAG